A single window of Montipora capricornis isolate CH-2021 chromosome 14, ASM3666992v2, whole genome shotgun sequence DNA harbors:
- the LOC138033705 gene encoding retinoschisin-like encodes MTNGKYSCDCAVGWKGDQCEKCHTALGMESGEIKDDQITASTSEAEHQASRGRLNYKVPSGKVGSWSARVKDNMQWFQVDFGSGNRNVSGIATQGGTNYREKPKWVEKYQLMFSDDGVNFQYYNGGGATEKVFIANKNRDTVVYNELSQPITSRYIRIRPLLVGKRSSWFAMRVEFYGCQEIKPCDSSPCLNGGNCTNEADGNFTCHCASGWTGETCQQKGVKGIEKSVIIGDNPEYLAKLASDSTWLVCADFPRQL; translated from the exons ATGACTAATGGAAAATACAGCTGCGATTGTGCGGTTGGCTGGAAGGGTGATCAATGCGAGA AATGCCACACGGCTCTTGGAATGGAAAGTGGCGAAATAAAAGACGACCAAATCACTGCTTCAACCAGTGAAGCTGAACACCAGGCGTCTCGAGGAAGACTCAACTACAAAGTACCGTCAGGCAAAGTAGGATCTTGGTCTGCGCGCGTTAAAGACAACATGCAATGGTTCCAGGTTGATTTTGGAAGCGGAAACAGAAACGTGTCGGGGATAGCAACACAGGGAGGAACCAATTACCGAGAAAAACCCAAATGGGTTGAGAAATACCAACTGATGTTTAGTGATGATGGTGTGAACTTTCAGTATTACAACGGTGGAGGAGCCACTGAAAAG GTATTCATTGCAAACAAAAATCGAGACACCGTGGTCTACAACGAGCTGAGCCAACCAATCACATCACGCTATATTCGCATCAGACCACTGCTAGTCGGAAAGCGGAGCAGCTGGTTTGCAATGAGAGTGGAATTCTATGGCTGTCAAG AGATAAAGCCGTGCGATTCCAGTCCATGCCTTAATGGTGGAAACTGCACCAACGAAGCTGACGGAAACTTCACTTGCCATTGCGCGAGCGGTTGGACAGGAGAAACTTGCCAGC AAAAGGGTGTTAAGGGGATAGAAAAGTCTGTCATCATTGGAGACAATCCAGAATACTTGGCCAAGCTGGCGAGCGACTCAACATGGCTGGTCTGCGCGGACTTTCCACGCCAACTGTGA